A genome region from Gadus macrocephalus chromosome 15, ASM3116895v1 includes the following:
- the LOC132473115 gene encoding receptor-type tyrosine-protein phosphatase epsilon-like isoform X1 — MVFFLIGTTSALNYSTHENQTTENPTQQGAHVLPSTLVISLLLIILVLLSIYCLRFKNHRKALVTSVDKKIPNGFLDEQGEQTVVLLPRSPSPSRRYFPIPLDSLEEEYRVRSADDGKLFREEFNSLPCYYHHGSFEEASREHNREKNRYPNILPYDHSRVILSHIDGHLPSDYINASYIDGFKEKNKFIAAQGPKFETVADFWRMVWEQKVSTIVMLTNLKERKEDKCYQYWPDQGCWMYGNIRVAMEDFTVLVDYTIRKFCVQFQAGEGTRAPRLVTQLHFTSWPDFGVPFSPIGMLKFLKKVKTVNPSYAGPMVVHCSAGVGRTGTFIVIDGMVDMMHEEQMVDVFGSVSRIREQRCQLIQTDMQYSFIYQALLEYYLYGDTELDVCSLEGHLHRLHNTRAPSDRLGLEEEFRKLTNVRIMKENMRTGNLPANMKKNRVLQIIPYDFNRVILPVKRGQEFTDYINASFIDGYRQKDYFIATQGPLSHTVEDFWRMMWDWSCHSIVMLTELKEREQDKCFQYWPSEGSVTFGDYTLELRADTLCDTFTLKDMVLTYRLEKHARHVRHFHFHGWPEIGIPAEGRGMIDLVASVQRQQQQSGNHPIIVHCSAGAGRTGTFIALSNILERVKAEGLLDVFQTVKSLRMQRPHMVQTMEQYDFCYKVVQDFVEIFSDYANFK, encoded by the exons ATGGTGTTTTTCCTGATCGGAACCACGAGTGCTTTAAATTACTCCACGCATGAGAACCAGACTACAG agaacccgacgcagcaAGGGGCCCACGTGCTCCCATCCACGCTGGTCATATCCCTGCTGCTCATCATCCTGGTTCTACTGTCCATCTACTGtctgag GTTTAAAAACCATCGCAAAGCTCTCGTCACGTCGGTGGATAAGAAGATTCCAAATGGCTTCTTGGACGAACAAG GGGAGCAGACGGTGGTGCTCCTGCCCAggtccccctccccgtcccggAGGTACTTCCCGATCCCCCTGGACTCCCTGGAGGAAGAGTACCGCGTCCGCTCGGCAGATGACGGCAAGCTCTTCAGAGAGGAGTTCAAC TCGCTGCCCTGCTACTACCACCACGGCTCCTTTGAAGAGGCGAGCAGGGAGCACAACAGAGAGAAGAACCGATACCCCAACATCTTACCAT ATGACCATTCCAGGGTGATTTTGAGTCACATCGACGGACACTTGCCCTCGGACTACATCAACGCATCCTACATCGAC GGTTTTAAAGAGAAGAACAAATTCATTGCAGCCCAAG GCCCAAAGTTTGAGACAGTGGCTGACTTCTGGCGCATGGTGTGGGAGCAGAAGGTGTCTACCATAGTGATGTTAACCAACctaaaggagaggaaggag gatAAGTGCTACCAGTACTGGCCCGACCAGGGCTGCTGGATGTATGGGAACATCAGAGTGGCGATGGAGGACTTCACTGTGCTGGTGGACTACACCATCAGGAAGTTCTGTGTTCAGTTT CAGGCGGGCGAGGGCACCAGAGCTCCTCGGCTGGTCACCCAGCTCCACTTCACCAGCTGGCCAGACTTCGGGGTGCCGTTCTCCCCCATCGGCATGCTGAAGTTCCTGAAGAAGGTGAAGACGGTGAACCCCTCCTACGCGGGGCCCATGGTGGTGCACTGCAG TGCCGGCGTGGGCCGCACCGGGACCTTCATCGTCATCGACGGCATGGTAGACATGATGCACGAGGAGCAGATGGTGGACGTGTTCGGCTCCGTCAGCAGGATACGAGAGCAGCGCTGCCAGCTCATCCAGACGGAC atGCAGTACTCCTTCATCTACCAGGCCCTGCTGGAGTACTACCTGTACGGGGACACGGAGCTGGACGTCTGCTCCCTGGAGGGCCACCTCCACCGGCTCCACAACACCCGGGCCCCCAGCGACCggctgggcctggaggaggagttCCGG AAACTGACCAATGTGCGCATCATGAAGGAGAACATGAGGACGGGGAACCTTCCAGCCAACATGAAGAAGAACCGCGTTCTCCAGATCATTCCAT ATGACTTCAACAGAGTGATCCTCCCGGTCAAGCGAGGCCAGGAGTTCACGGACTACATCAACGCTTCCTTCATCGAC GGCTACAGGCAGAAGGACTACTTCATCGCCACACAGGGCCCGCTGTCCCACACGGTGGAGGACTTCTGGAGGATGATGTGGGACTGGAGCTGTCACTCAATCGTCATGCTGACGGAGCTGAAGGAGAGAGAACAG GACAAGTGCTTCCAGTACTGGCCATCAGAGGGCAGTGTAACATTTGGTGACTACACCTTGGAGTTGAGAGCAGACACACTCTGTGACACTTTCACCCTGAAAGACATGGTGCTCACTTATAGACTG GAGAAGCACGCGCGCCACGTCAGACACTTCCACTTCCACGGCTGGCCGGAGATAGGGATCCCCGCGGAGGGCCGTGGCATGATAGACCTGGTCGCCTCCGTCCAGAGGCAGCAGCAACAGTCCGGGAACCACCCCATCATCGTGCACTGCAG TGCGGGTGCGGGGCGCACCGGAACCTTCATCGCGCTCAGCAACATCCTGGAGAGGGTGAAGGCGGAGGGACTGCTGGACGTTTTCCAGACTGTCAAGAGCCTCCGCATGCAGAGGCCTCACATGGTCCAAACCATG GAACAGTATGACTTCTGCTATAAAGTGGTTCAAGACTTTGTTGAAATTTTCTCAGACTACGCCAACTTTAAATAG
- the gnrh3 gene encoding gonadotropin-releasing hormone 3, with translation MKSSSKVTVQVFFLLLVLQVTLTQHWSYGWLPGGKRSVGELEATIRMMGTGGEVPLMEDPRDPALERLRPYSLVNDDAVRFQKKKRLLHD, from the exons atgaAGAGCAGCAGCAAAGTGACGGTGCAGGTGTTTTTCCTGTTGCTGGTGTTGCAGGTGACCCTCACCCAGCACTGGTCGTACGGCTGGCTGCCGGGGGGGAAGAGAAGTGTGGGAGAGCTGGAAGCCACCATCAGG ATGATGGGGACGGGTGGTGAGGTACCTCTTATGGAAGATCCCCGAGATCCTGCCCTGGAGAGACTGAGACCATACAGTCTG GTCAACGATGACGCCGTTCGCTTCCAGAAGAAGAAAAGGTTGCTACATGACTGA
- the LOC132473115 gene encoding receptor-type tyrosine-protein phosphatase epsilon-like isoform X3, whose amino-acid sequence MRKNNFVPLRWFKNHRKALVTSVDKKIPNGFLDEQGEQTVVLLPRSPSPSRRYFPIPLDSLEEEYRVRSADDGKLFREEFNSLPCYYHHGSFEEASREHNREKNRYPNILPYDHSRVILSHIDGHLPSDYINASYIDGFKEKNKFIAAQGPKFETVADFWRMVWEQKVSTIVMLTNLKERKEDKCYQYWPDQGCWMYGNIRVAMEDFTVLVDYTIRKFCVQFQAGEGTRAPRLVTQLHFTSWPDFGVPFSPIGMLKFLKKVKTVNPSYAGPMVVHCSAGVGRTGTFIVIDGMVDMMHEEQMVDVFGSVSRIREQRCQLIQTDMQYSFIYQALLEYYLYGDTELDVCSLEGHLHRLHNTRAPSDRLGLEEEFRKLTNVRIMKENMRTGNLPANMKKNRVLQIIPYDFNRVILPVKRGQEFTDYINASFIDGYRQKDYFIATQGPLSHTVEDFWRMMWDWSCHSIVMLTELKEREQDKCFQYWPSEGSVTFGDYTLELRADTLCDTFTLKDMVLTYRLEKHARHVRHFHFHGWPEIGIPAEGRGMIDLVASVQRQQQQSGNHPIIVHCSAGAGRTGTFIALSNILERVKAEGLLDVFQTVKSLRMQRPHMVQTMEQYDFCYKVVQDFVEIFSDYANFK is encoded by the exons ATGAGGAAAAACAACTTTGTCCCTCTCAGATG GTTTAAAAACCATCGCAAAGCTCTCGTCACGTCGGTGGATAAGAAGATTCCAAATGGCTTCTTGGACGAACAAG GGGAGCAGACGGTGGTGCTCCTGCCCAggtccccctccccgtcccggAGGTACTTCCCGATCCCCCTGGACTCCCTGGAGGAAGAGTACCGCGTCCGCTCGGCAGATGACGGCAAGCTCTTCAGAGAGGAGTTCAAC TCGCTGCCCTGCTACTACCACCACGGCTCCTTTGAAGAGGCGAGCAGGGAGCACAACAGAGAGAAGAACCGATACCCCAACATCTTACCAT ATGACCATTCCAGGGTGATTTTGAGTCACATCGACGGACACTTGCCCTCGGACTACATCAACGCATCCTACATCGAC GGTTTTAAAGAGAAGAACAAATTCATTGCAGCCCAAG GCCCAAAGTTTGAGACAGTGGCTGACTTCTGGCGCATGGTGTGGGAGCAGAAGGTGTCTACCATAGTGATGTTAACCAACctaaaggagaggaaggag gatAAGTGCTACCAGTACTGGCCCGACCAGGGCTGCTGGATGTATGGGAACATCAGAGTGGCGATGGAGGACTTCACTGTGCTGGTGGACTACACCATCAGGAAGTTCTGTGTTCAGTTT CAGGCGGGCGAGGGCACCAGAGCTCCTCGGCTGGTCACCCAGCTCCACTTCACCAGCTGGCCAGACTTCGGGGTGCCGTTCTCCCCCATCGGCATGCTGAAGTTCCTGAAGAAGGTGAAGACGGTGAACCCCTCCTACGCGGGGCCCATGGTGGTGCACTGCAG TGCCGGCGTGGGCCGCACCGGGACCTTCATCGTCATCGACGGCATGGTAGACATGATGCACGAGGAGCAGATGGTGGACGTGTTCGGCTCCGTCAGCAGGATACGAGAGCAGCGCTGCCAGCTCATCCAGACGGAC atGCAGTACTCCTTCATCTACCAGGCCCTGCTGGAGTACTACCTGTACGGGGACACGGAGCTGGACGTCTGCTCCCTGGAGGGCCACCTCCACCGGCTCCACAACACCCGGGCCCCCAGCGACCggctgggcctggaggaggagttCCGG AAACTGACCAATGTGCGCATCATGAAGGAGAACATGAGGACGGGGAACCTTCCAGCCAACATGAAGAAGAACCGCGTTCTCCAGATCATTCCAT ATGACTTCAACAGAGTGATCCTCCCGGTCAAGCGAGGCCAGGAGTTCACGGACTACATCAACGCTTCCTTCATCGAC GGCTACAGGCAGAAGGACTACTTCATCGCCACACAGGGCCCGCTGTCCCACACGGTGGAGGACTTCTGGAGGATGATGTGGGACTGGAGCTGTCACTCAATCGTCATGCTGACGGAGCTGAAGGAGAGAGAACAG GACAAGTGCTTCCAGTACTGGCCATCAGAGGGCAGTGTAACATTTGGTGACTACACCTTGGAGTTGAGAGCAGACACACTCTGTGACACTTTCACCCTGAAAGACATGGTGCTCACTTATAGACTG GAGAAGCACGCGCGCCACGTCAGACACTTCCACTTCCACGGCTGGCCGGAGATAGGGATCCCCGCGGAGGGCCGTGGCATGATAGACCTGGTCGCCTCCGTCCAGAGGCAGCAGCAACAGTCCGGGAACCACCCCATCATCGTGCACTGCAG TGCGGGTGCGGGGCGCACCGGAACCTTCATCGCGCTCAGCAACATCCTGGAGAGGGTGAAGGCGGAGGGACTGCTGGACGTTTTCCAGACTGTCAAGAGCCTCCGCATGCAGAGGCCTCACATGGTCCAAACCATG GAACAGTATGACTTCTGCTATAAAGTGGTTCAAGACTTTGTTGAAATTTTCTCAGACTACGCCAACTTTAAATAG
- the LOC132473115 gene encoding receptor-type tyrosine-protein phosphatase epsilon-like isoform X2, with amino-acid sequence MVFFLIGTTSALNYSTHENQTTENPTQQGAHVLPSTLVISLLLIILVLLSIYCLRFKNHRKALVTSVDKKIPNGFLDEQGEQTVVLLPRSPSPSRRYFPIPLDSLEEEYRVRSADDGKLFREEFNSLPCYYHHGSFEEASREHNREKNRYPNILPYDHSRVILSHIDGHLPSDYINASYIDGFKEKNKFIAAQGPKFETVADFWRMVWEQKVSTIVMLTNLKERKEDKCYQYWPDQGCWMYGNIRVAMEDFTVLVDYTIRKFCVQFAGEGTRAPRLVTQLHFTSWPDFGVPFSPIGMLKFLKKVKTVNPSYAGPMVVHCSAGVGRTGTFIVIDGMVDMMHEEQMVDVFGSVSRIREQRCQLIQTDMQYSFIYQALLEYYLYGDTELDVCSLEGHLHRLHNTRAPSDRLGLEEEFRKLTNVRIMKENMRTGNLPANMKKNRVLQIIPYDFNRVILPVKRGQEFTDYINASFIDGYRQKDYFIATQGPLSHTVEDFWRMMWDWSCHSIVMLTELKEREQDKCFQYWPSEGSVTFGDYTLELRADTLCDTFTLKDMVLTYRLEKHARHVRHFHFHGWPEIGIPAEGRGMIDLVASVQRQQQQSGNHPIIVHCSAGAGRTGTFIALSNILERVKAEGLLDVFQTVKSLRMQRPHMVQTMEQYDFCYKVVQDFVEIFSDYANFK; translated from the exons ATGGTGTTTTTCCTGATCGGAACCACGAGTGCTTTAAATTACTCCACGCATGAGAACCAGACTACAG agaacccgacgcagcaAGGGGCCCACGTGCTCCCATCCACGCTGGTCATATCCCTGCTGCTCATCATCCTGGTTCTACTGTCCATCTACTGtctgag GTTTAAAAACCATCGCAAAGCTCTCGTCACGTCGGTGGATAAGAAGATTCCAAATGGCTTCTTGGACGAACAAG GGGAGCAGACGGTGGTGCTCCTGCCCAggtccccctccccgtcccggAGGTACTTCCCGATCCCCCTGGACTCCCTGGAGGAAGAGTACCGCGTCCGCTCGGCAGATGACGGCAAGCTCTTCAGAGAGGAGTTCAAC TCGCTGCCCTGCTACTACCACCACGGCTCCTTTGAAGAGGCGAGCAGGGAGCACAACAGAGAGAAGAACCGATACCCCAACATCTTACCAT ATGACCATTCCAGGGTGATTTTGAGTCACATCGACGGACACTTGCCCTCGGACTACATCAACGCATCCTACATCGAC GGTTTTAAAGAGAAGAACAAATTCATTGCAGCCCAAG GCCCAAAGTTTGAGACAGTGGCTGACTTCTGGCGCATGGTGTGGGAGCAGAAGGTGTCTACCATAGTGATGTTAACCAACctaaaggagaggaaggag gatAAGTGCTACCAGTACTGGCCCGACCAGGGCTGCTGGATGTATGGGAACATCAGAGTGGCGATGGAGGACTTCACTGTGCTGGTGGACTACACCATCAGGAAGTTCTGTGTTCAGTTT GCGGGCGAGGGCACCAGAGCTCCTCGGCTGGTCACCCAGCTCCACTTCACCAGCTGGCCAGACTTCGGGGTGCCGTTCTCCCCCATCGGCATGCTGAAGTTCCTGAAGAAGGTGAAGACGGTGAACCCCTCCTACGCGGGGCCCATGGTGGTGCACTGCAG TGCCGGCGTGGGCCGCACCGGGACCTTCATCGTCATCGACGGCATGGTAGACATGATGCACGAGGAGCAGATGGTGGACGTGTTCGGCTCCGTCAGCAGGATACGAGAGCAGCGCTGCCAGCTCATCCAGACGGAC atGCAGTACTCCTTCATCTACCAGGCCCTGCTGGAGTACTACCTGTACGGGGACACGGAGCTGGACGTCTGCTCCCTGGAGGGCCACCTCCACCGGCTCCACAACACCCGGGCCCCCAGCGACCggctgggcctggaggaggagttCCGG AAACTGACCAATGTGCGCATCATGAAGGAGAACATGAGGACGGGGAACCTTCCAGCCAACATGAAGAAGAACCGCGTTCTCCAGATCATTCCAT ATGACTTCAACAGAGTGATCCTCCCGGTCAAGCGAGGCCAGGAGTTCACGGACTACATCAACGCTTCCTTCATCGAC GGCTACAGGCAGAAGGACTACTTCATCGCCACACAGGGCCCGCTGTCCCACACGGTGGAGGACTTCTGGAGGATGATGTGGGACTGGAGCTGTCACTCAATCGTCATGCTGACGGAGCTGAAGGAGAGAGAACAG GACAAGTGCTTCCAGTACTGGCCATCAGAGGGCAGTGTAACATTTGGTGACTACACCTTGGAGTTGAGAGCAGACACACTCTGTGACACTTTCACCCTGAAAGACATGGTGCTCACTTATAGACTG GAGAAGCACGCGCGCCACGTCAGACACTTCCACTTCCACGGCTGGCCGGAGATAGGGATCCCCGCGGAGGGCCGTGGCATGATAGACCTGGTCGCCTCCGTCCAGAGGCAGCAGCAACAGTCCGGGAACCACCCCATCATCGTGCACTGCAG TGCGGGTGCGGGGCGCACCGGAACCTTCATCGCGCTCAGCAACATCCTGGAGAGGGTGAAGGCGGAGGGACTGCTGGACGTTTTCCAGACTGTCAAGAGCCTCCGCATGCAGAGGCCTCACATGGTCCAAACCATG GAACAGTATGACTTCTGCTATAAAGTGGTTCAAGACTTTGTTGAAATTTTCTCAGACTACGCCAACTTTAAATAG